The window GCGGGCCGGGCCGACGGACAGGGCACCGCGGCGGACACCGGTCGGCGGAGGGGGTTCGGTCAGCCGGTTCGGGTCAGCCGGTTCGGGTTTCGGCGCCGTGGCGCGGCCGGCCCGCTTCCCGCGGCGCGGTGGCGTGGACGAGCAGGGCCAGGGCCGCAGCGGAGGGGGAACCTCCGTCGGCGGTGGCCACCACCAGGGACGGCCCGCTGCCCTGTGGGCTCTGGAGTGTCTGCTGAGTGACGGTCAGCGTCCCGACCAGGGGGTGGCGCATCTCGTAGTCGGCGACGTCGCAGGCCAGGACCCGGTGATCGGCCCACATCGTGGCGAACTCCCGGCTGCGCACGGCCAGTTCACCGATCAGTGCCGCCAGCAGCGGATCGTCCGGGTGGCGGCCGGCCGTCAGGCGCAGATTGCCCACCACGGCCCTGGCCTTGGCGGGCCAGTCGACGTAGAGGTCACGAGTGTGCGCGTCGAGGAACACCAGCCTGGCCATGTTCGGCCGCCGGCCCGGGTCGTCGGGGCTGTCCGGGTCGAGATGTCCGGCGAACAGCCCGTGGCCCGGCAGGTTCCAGGCGAGGACGTCGCTGCGCCGGCCGATGACGAGCGCGGGCGTGTTCTGGACGGCTGCCAGCAGGGCGCTCGTCGCCGGAGTGACGTGTTCGGTACGCGGCCGGCCGCCGGGCCCGCCCCGCCGCGGTGCACGGGCCAGGGTGTGCAGATGGGCACACTCGGACTCGTCCAGTCGCAGAGCGCTCGCCACGGCATCGAGCACCTCGCGGGAGGCGTTGCGTGACCGGCCCTGTTCCAGCCGGGTGTAGTAGGGGGCGCTGATGCCCGCGAGCATCGCGAGCTCCTCCCGCCGCAGCCCCGGCACGCGGCGTCGCTCGCCGTAGGTCTGCAACCCCACGTCTTCGGGGCGCAGTCGGCTCCTGCGTGCCTGGAGGAAATCGGCGAGATGCCCGTGCCTGTTCATGCAGCCGAGTATGCGGACCGCCGACGATCGGTGCCTCACCCTGCCGGGGTAGGGATCGGCAGGGTCTGTCCGGCACATGCTCCGCTCTGCCCGCTAGGTGCGGAGCAACGCCGCGAGGCGGTCGGCGGTCTTCTCACCGGCCCGCTGTTTGACCAGGCCCTCCTTGGCGGCCGCACGAATGCCGACCCGGGAGCCGCCCTCGTCCCCCGGTGTCACCAGCGCCGTGACGACGACAGGGTTCATGCCGCCGTATCCGGCGCCGACGACGACACGGATCGGCTGTCGGTTCCTGACGGCGTCAGCGATGGGGACGTCGGTGGCTCGCCCTTCTCGTGCGAGTACCTCGACGACCCGTTGGACGGCGTCCTCGAACGGCAGCGGAATGATCAGATCGATCTCGTGGACGTTCTTCTTCATCCACTTGGCCACGAGCCGGGTCAGGCCACCGGCGGCTCCCGTGCTTGCGGCCAGAGCGCCGAGCTCCTCGGCCAGGATCTCGTCCTCGCTCCGGCGCATGTGCCCACCCCTTCGTCCTCGCCCGACTGTGGTGCTCATGTAATCAGTCGGGGCCGGCTCGCCGCCTACCCGGGCCGCCCCGCCGTCCCCCGGCCGCCGGCCGGGTCCGCGGAGCCCGCCAGAATCCGGTCCGGGGTCAGGGGCAGTTCGCGGTGGCGGACGCCGGTGGCGTGGTGGACGGCGTTGCCGATGGCGGCCGCCGTACCGACGATGCCGATCTCGCCGATGCCCTTGCTGCCCATCGGGTTGAGATGGGGGTCGTCCTCGTCGATCCAGTGCGCCTCGATGTCGGGGACGTCGGCGTGCGCCGGGACGTGATAGGCGGCCAGGTCGGACTCCACGAAGTCACCGGACGCCGCGTCCACGGTGCTGCCCTCGGTCAGCGCCATGCCCAGGCCCATGGTCATGCCGCCGATGAACTGGGAGCGGGCGGTGCGGGCGTTGAGGATGTGTCCGGCGG of the Streptomyces aurantiacus genome contains:
- a CDS encoding helix-turn-helix domain-containing protein — encoded protein: MNRHGHLADFLQARRSRLRPEDVGLQTYGERRRVPGLRREELAMLAGISAPYYTRLEQGRSRNASREVLDAVASALRLDESECAHLHTLARAPRRGGPGGRPRTEHVTPATSALLAAVQNTPALVIGRRSDVLAWNLPGHGLFAGHLDPDSPDDPGRRPNMARLVFLDAHTRDLYVDWPAKARAVVGNLRLTAGRHPDDPLLAALIGELAVRSREFATMWADHRVLACDVADYEMRHPLVGTLTVTQQTLQSPQGSGPSLVVATADGGSPSAAALALLVHATAPREAGRPRHGAETRTG